One genomic segment of Nonomuraea coxensis DSM 45129 includes these proteins:
- a CDS encoding LacI family DNA-binding transcriptional regulator, whose product MGRSDTPRVTIHEVARRAGVSHQTVSRYFRHNEGLKPETRRKIDEVVQELNYRPNLVARSMRTRRTNRLAITLPASAYLWPVRLLGAASAAAHAEGFQLEVVSVEGDARARAERVLELAASGQVEGILSLSPLDLDPAGAPVPVVVTGDYDDNLRGVNELADASPVAEIIDHLAGLGHRVFLHIAGSQSFASARNRRRVYEQTVESRGLTSYGVADGDWSARSGHDAVRALPDDCGVTAIVAANDHVAMGAVRAALARGWRVPGDVSVFGWDDEELGRFATPSLSTVAVDREVQGREAVARLVAEVRGEPAPEPAARSLNRVIIRESSGPPPR is encoded by the coding sequence GTGGGCCGGTCCGACACGCCGCGCGTCACGATCCACGAGGTGGCCCGGCGCGCCGGCGTCTCCCACCAGACCGTCTCCCGCTACTTCCGGCACAACGAGGGGCTGAAGCCGGAGACCCGCAGGAAGATCGACGAGGTCGTCCAGGAGCTCAACTACCGGCCCAACCTCGTCGCCCGGTCCATGCGCACCCGCCGCACCAACCGGCTGGCGATCACCCTGCCCGCCTCCGCCTACCTGTGGCCGGTGCGCCTGCTCGGCGCCGCCTCGGCCGCCGCGCACGCCGAGGGCTTCCAGCTGGAGGTGGTGAGCGTCGAGGGCGACGCCAGGGCGAGGGCCGAGCGGGTCCTGGAGCTGGCGGCGTCGGGGCAGGTCGAGGGCATCCTGTCGCTGTCGCCGCTGGACCTCGACCCGGCGGGCGCGCCGGTCCCGGTGGTCGTCACCGGCGACTACGACGACAACCTGCGCGGCGTCAACGAGCTGGCCGACGCCTCCCCGGTCGCCGAGATCATCGACCACCTCGCGGGGCTCGGGCACCGGGTCTTCCTGCACATCGCGGGATCGCAGAGCTTCGCCTCCGCCCGCAACCGCAGGCGCGTCTACGAGCAGACCGTCGAGAGCCGCGGGCTGACCTCCTACGGCGTCGCCGACGGCGACTGGAGCGCGCGCTCCGGCCACGACGCCGTGCGCGCCCTGCCCGACGACTGCGGCGTGACCGCGATCGTGGCCGCCAACGACCACGTCGCCATGGGGGCCGTGCGGGCCGCGCTCGCCCGCGGCTGGCGGGTCCCCGGCGACGTCAGCGTCTTCGGCTGGGACGACGAGGAGCTGGGCCGCTTCGCCACCCCGTCGCTGTCCACGGTGGCGGTCGACCGCGAGGTCCAGGGGCGCGAGGCGGTGGCCAGGCTGGTCGCGGAGGTGCGCGGCGAGCCTGCCCCCGAGCCCGCCGCGCGCTCGCTCAACCGCGTCATCATCCGCGAGTCCTCCGGCCCCCCACCCCGCTAG
- a CDS encoding sensor histidine kinase: MTDTLAASGAGSKAGGARWGGDGRWAGRARWASAALAALAVTLTVAGAAVQLSVPREWAPWPPFVPDHAAGLAFPLTGAFLIRHRPRLRLAWLMCAGGLGSSVAIMAVGLQNASAAGGDLESAGWLRVVAVAGWTVAACTLASLLPLLSPDDRLPSRRWLAVAVLSVAANLAEGVRNAVRPAPLTNRYPEVVPNPLAVEALAPYNADLQAGLTLVINGCVVLGVLSLVGRMRRAAPAGRRQIAWPLSAFVVYTAFVLLGPDYWALATVWTALIPVAIAFAVLRHRLYGIDTVISRTVVATGLVVTVGAVYFGVSALAGLLLSGYDQLAGLAATLAAGALFQPLRARLRRMTDVMLYGRHGRPEVLARRLAIEVGAREPSNALAAVTSVVRDGLGVTGVVVEVGGPPADRPAGAAGEPGRAGMRVELGVAGAKPRVVPLVWHGEPVGRMLIGPPGPRRFSAAYTERLVAVAVPYVADVAHAVLMAADLQRSRERILTAREEERRRLRRDLHDGLGMALTNMAMSLSIARLSLHEAPSAADALLLDLRSGMDAVSQEVRELVYGLRPPTLDDLGLAGAVRTLAAEPGPPVEVVVEGETGDLPAAVEVAAYRIAQEALTNARKHAAARHVTVTLARSAKTLVVRVRDDGKGLPAVRRSGVGFASMRERAAELGGTCLITSPGTGTRVEATLPL; this comes from the coding sequence GTGACGGACACGCTGGCCGCTTCGGGGGCGGGCTCGAAGGCGGGCGGGGCGCGGTGGGGCGGCGACGGGCGGTGGGCCGGCCGGGCGCGGTGGGCGTCCGCGGCGCTGGCCGCGCTCGCGGTGACCCTGACCGTCGCCGGCGCGGCCGTGCAGCTGTCGGTGCCTCGGGAGTGGGCGCCGTGGCCGCCGTTCGTGCCGGACCACGCGGCGGGGCTGGCGTTCCCGCTGACCGGGGCGTTCCTGATCCGGCACCGGCCGCGGCTGCGGCTGGCCTGGCTGATGTGCGCAGGCGGGCTCGGCTCCTCGGTCGCCATCATGGCCGTCGGGCTGCAGAACGCCTCGGCCGCCGGCGGCGACCTGGAGAGCGCCGGCTGGCTGCGCGTCGTGGCCGTGGCGGGCTGGACGGTGGCCGCGTGCACGCTGGCGTCCCTGCTGCCGCTGCTCTCCCCCGACGACCGGCTGCCGTCGCGGCGCTGGCTGGCGGTGGCGGTCCTGAGCGTGGCGGCGAACCTCGCCGAGGGCGTGCGCAACGCCGTGCGGCCCGCGCCGCTCACGAACCGCTATCCCGAGGTCGTCCCCAACCCGCTCGCCGTCGAGGCCCTGGCCCCCTACAACGCCGACCTTCAGGCCGGGCTCACGCTGGTGATCAACGGCTGCGTGGTGCTCGGGGTGCTGTCGCTGGTCGGACGCATGCGGCGGGCGGCGCCCGCCGGGCGGCGGCAGATCGCCTGGCCGCTGTCGGCGTTCGTCGTCTACACCGCGTTCGTGCTGCTCGGACCGGACTACTGGGCGCTCGCGACGGTCTGGACGGCGCTCATCCCGGTGGCGATCGCCTTCGCGGTGCTGCGCCACCGCCTGTACGGCATCGACACCGTCATCAGCCGCACCGTCGTCGCGACCGGCCTCGTCGTCACCGTCGGCGCGGTCTACTTCGGCGTCAGCGCCCTGGCCGGGCTGCTGCTGTCGGGCTACGACCAGCTCGCCGGGCTGGCCGCCACGCTCGCGGCGGGCGCGCTGTTCCAGCCGCTGCGCGCCCGGCTGCGCCGGATGACCGACGTCATGCTGTACGGCCGGCACGGCCGCCCCGAGGTGCTGGCCCGGCGGCTGGCCATCGAGGTGGGCGCCAGGGAGCCGTCGAACGCGCTGGCCGCCGTCACGTCCGTGGTGCGCGACGGGCTCGGCGTGACCGGCGTCGTCGTCGAGGTCGGCGGGCCGCCCGCCGACCGGCCCGCCGGGGCCGCGGGCGAGCCCGGCCGGGCCGGCATGCGCGTGGAGCTGGGCGTGGCCGGCGCGAAGCCGCGGGTGGTGCCGCTCGTGTGGCACGGCGAACCCGTCGGCCGCATGCTCATCGGCCCGCCGGGGCCGCGCCGCTTCTCCGCCGCCTACACCGAACGGCTGGTCGCGGTGGCCGTCCCCTACGTCGCGGACGTGGCGCACGCCGTGCTGATGGCCGCCGACCTGCAACGTTCCAGAGAGCGCATCCTGACCGCCCGCGAGGAGGAACGCCGCAGGCTCCGCCGCGACCTGCACGACGGGCTCGGCATGGCGCTGACCAACATGGCGATGTCGCTCTCCATCGCCCGGCTCAGCCTGCACGAGGCGCCCAGCGCCGCCGACGCGCTGCTGCTGGACCTGCGCAGCGGCATGGACGCGGTCAGCCAGGAGGTCCGCGAGCTCGTGTACGGGCTGCGCCCGCCCACTCTCGACGACCTGGGCCTGGCCGGCGCGGTGCGCACGCTCGCCGCCGAACCCGGGCCTCCCGTGGAGGTCGTGGTCGAGGGCGAGACCGGCGACCTGCCCGCGGCGGTGGAGGTGGCCGCGTACCGGATCGCGCAGGAGGCGCTCACGAACGCGCGCAAGCACGCCGCCGCCCGGCACGTCACCGTGACGCTCGCCCGCTCGGCGAAGACGCTCGTCGTACGGGTGCGCGACGACGGCAAGGGGCTGCCCGCCGTACGGCGCTCCGGCGTGGGCTTCGCCTCGATGCGCGAGCGGGCCGCCGAACTCGGCGGCACCTGCCTCATCACCTCACCAGGGACGGGCACGCGGGTGGAGGCGACCCTCCCGCTCTGA
- a CDS encoding SpoIIE family protein phosphatase, translating into MGPTVHSPQEPGLPAPAPSEAAAVSNVGRLAATIDRLRRQIQEAQRAAEGRALIEVAKGILIERLQCGLAGAAQQLELLAEQAGVSQLELAADIINQAAQDRISEATREFLDSARAADEADEAAEAADVAVRLRSAENGMVEAPDAQAVAVSLLEHALKPLGATNVAVWTVGSDGSLTLAASAGFSAVEAGRWRYVPPGVNTPARSALLERRAVWVRALDEVGLPSIGMTLTPDGGRVAVPAGTGGRIMGVLEIGWPGPVGPQPPQVHKQVEALAELCSHVLERPVEPGGGAGQAELIGLAEALPDAALVLQPHLDADGRLTDFRITHANPHFVDPAGRPKGAVAGSLLLEAYPLAAHEGGLFSVVENVHATGEPFKAENMTLTALVDDVPLPSLASVSITRHGDGVLLIWRLQDEATRLASLLQHAQRLGRIGGFEENTLSGEITWNRQLRDLYGMKPGEPPIPLERLADHAHPDDAVLIGRFLRTLTHHRRPATTAFRLQRSDGMARHIRVVAEPVLSPDGRLLAVRGAYQDVSSQHWTEVALAATRDQLAHTEQQAAERNRLALQLQQAIMPPSRGPMEAFDLNIAVRYRPAEKEHLVGGDWYDAVVLPSKQILLSVGDVAGHGIEAATGMVVLRNALRGLAATGAGPGQLLTWLNMVAHHLTDNVTATAVCGLYDPETGVLRWARGGHLPPILIRGEEVAELDLIGGVLLGALSEVTYEESRVQLMPGDTLLMYTDGLIERRDRALHHSQQQLLQTAGHPTASLEHRLDHLLTHSNSDTDDDTCLVGIQLVAPGTS; encoded by the coding sequence GTGGGACCCACAGTGCACAGCCCGCAGGAGCCCGGCCTCCCGGCGCCCGCCCCGTCCGAGGCGGCGGCGGTGAGCAACGTCGGGCGGCTGGCCGCCACCATCGACCGGCTGCGCCGGCAGATCCAGGAGGCCCAGCGCGCCGCCGAGGGCCGCGCGCTCATCGAGGTGGCCAAGGGCATCCTCATCGAGCGGCTGCAGTGCGGCCTGGCGGGGGCCGCGCAGCAGCTCGAACTCCTCGCCGAGCAGGCCGGGGTGAGCCAGCTCGAACTGGCCGCCGACATCATCAACCAGGCCGCCCAGGACCGCATCAGCGAGGCCACGCGCGAGTTCCTGGACTCCGCCCGCGCCGCCGACGAGGCGGACGAGGCGGCCGAGGCGGCCGACGTCGCCGTGCGGCTGCGCTCGGCCGAGAACGGCATGGTGGAGGCCCCGGACGCGCAGGCCGTGGCCGTCTCGCTGCTGGAGCACGCGCTGAAGCCGCTCGGCGCGACGAACGTCGCCGTCTGGACGGTCGGCTCCGACGGCTCGCTCACCCTGGCCGCCAGCGCCGGCTTCAGCGCCGTCGAGGCCGGCCGGTGGCGCTACGTCCCGCCCGGCGTCAACACGCCCGCCCGCAGCGCGCTCCTCGAGCGCCGGGCCGTGTGGGTCCGCGCGCTCGACGAGGTCGGGCTGCCGTCGATCGGGATGACGCTCACGCCCGACGGCGGCCGGGTGGCCGTGCCCGCCGGCACCGGCGGCCGGATCATGGGCGTGCTGGAGATCGGCTGGCCCGGCCCGGTCGGCCCGCAGCCGCCGCAGGTGCACAAGCAGGTCGAGGCCCTGGCCGAGCTCTGCTCCCACGTCCTCGAACGGCCCGTCGAGCCGGGCGGCGGCGCCGGGCAGGCGGAGCTGATCGGCCTCGCCGAGGCGCTGCCGGACGCCGCGCTCGTGCTGCAGCCGCACCTCGACGCCGACGGCCGGCTCACCGACTTCCGCATCACCCACGCCAACCCGCACTTCGTGGACCCGGCGGGCCGGCCCAAGGGCGCGGTGGCCGGGTCGCTGCTGCTGGAGGCGTACCCGCTGGCGGCCCACGAGGGCGGCCTGTTCTCCGTCGTCGAGAACGTGCACGCCACCGGCGAGCCGTTCAAGGCGGAGAACATGACGCTCACCGCGCTCGTGGACGACGTGCCGCTGCCGAGCCTCGCCAGCGTCAGCATCACCCGGCACGGCGACGGCGTGCTGCTCATCTGGCGGCTCCAGGACGAGGCCACCCGCCTGGCGAGCCTGCTCCAGCACGCCCAGCGGCTCGGCCGCATCGGCGGGTTCGAGGAGAACACGCTGTCGGGCGAGATCACCTGGAACCGGCAGCTCCGCGACCTGTACGGGATGAAGCCCGGCGAGCCGCCCATCCCGCTCGAACGGCTGGCCGACCACGCCCACCCCGACGACGCCGTGCTCATCGGCCGCTTCCTGCGGACGCTGACGCACCACCGGCGGCCCGCCACGACCGCGTTCCGGCTGCAGCGCTCCGACGGCATGGCCCGGCACATCCGGGTGGTGGCCGAGCCCGTGCTGTCGCCCGACGGGCGGCTGCTCGCGGTGCGGGGGGCGTACCAGGACGTGTCCTCCCAGCACTGGACGGAGGTGGCGCTGGCCGCCACCCGCGACCAGCTCGCCCACACCGAGCAGCAGGCCGCCGAGCGCAACCGGCTGGCGCTCCAGCTCCAGCAGGCGATCATGCCGCCCTCCCGCGGCCCGATGGAGGCGTTCGACCTCAACATCGCCGTCCGCTACCGCCCCGCGGAGAAGGAGCACCTGGTCGGCGGCGACTGGTACGACGCCGTGGTGCTCCCGTCCAAGCAGATCCTGCTGTCCGTCGGCGACGTGGCCGGGCACGGCATCGAGGCGGCCACCGGCATGGTCGTCCTGCGCAACGCGCTGCGCGGCCTCGCCGCGACCGGCGCCGGCCCCGGCCAGCTCCTGACCTGGCTCAACATGGTGGCCCACCACCTGACCGACAACGTCACCGCCACCGCCGTCTGCGGCCTGTACGACCCGGAGACCGGTGTGCTGCGCTGGGCGCGGGGCGGGCACCTGCCGCCCATCCTGATCCGCGGCGAGGAGGTGGCCGAGCTCGACCTCATCGGCGGCGTCCTGCTGGGGGCGCTGTCGGAGGTCACGTACGAGGAGAGCCGGGTCCAGCTCATGCCCGGCGACACCCTCCTCATGTACACCGACGGGCTGATCGAGCGGCGCGACCGCGCCCTGCACCACTCCCAGCAGCAGCTCCTCCAGACCGCCGGCCATCCGACGGCCTCCCTGGAGCACCGCCTCGACCACCTGCTGACCCACAGCAACTCCGACACCGACGACGACACCTGCCTGGTCGGCATCCAGCTCGTCGCGCCCGGCACCTCCTGA
- a CDS encoding serine/threonine-protein kinase: MSVSRYEGLLLAGRYRLQAELGRGGMGRVWRGHDELLDRPVAVKEVTLDQRPPSEREALLGRTMSEARLAARLSHPHVATVYDVVVADERPWIVLQLVPAPTLAGVLAERGPLPPAAVAALGLQVLDALEAAHAAGIVHRDVKPANILLDSGGSHAVLTDFGLATSMEQPVELTEAGFVVGTPAYIAPERARGGPPTAEADLWSLGVTLYTAVEGRSPFEQGNALATISAVLTAAPAPFEQAGPLAPLLMGLLEKDPERRWAPAAARRHLRRVATADPCPPPAAPARPRPGLRPRPATPAPRTQSLPLSAPQTGAFAPVPSSLPGTGSIAPASSGAGTEGGAPASSLGAGGAGSGALEALGRWLGNGQMRQVAGLAALIVTVLAVTGWPVGGAETGGVGAEQRVEAALPGQPSTPGQPAVPGQPSTPGQPVVPGQPETPGQPETPGQPVTPGQPDTRGEPGAPEQPGTPWRPGTQGEVAADLRVRSVAVERTGTGARRDTGRSTKESTGKHATGPSPGQDARGRHAAPFVPPGQARKALAGGSESARDNVPGKALAKGHD; this comes from the coding sequence ATGTCCGTTTCGCGTTACGAAGGCCTGCTGCTCGCCGGGCGCTACCGGCTCCAGGCCGAGCTGGGCCGCGGCGGCATGGGCCGGGTCTGGCGCGGCCACGACGAACTGCTCGACCGCCCGGTCGCGGTCAAGGAGGTCACCCTCGACCAGCGGCCGCCGTCCGAACGCGAGGCGCTGCTCGGGCGCACCATGAGCGAGGCCCGCCTCGCCGCGCGGCTGAGCCACCCGCACGTCGCCACCGTCTACGACGTGGTCGTGGCCGACGAGCGGCCGTGGATCGTGCTCCAGCTCGTCCCGGCCCCCACCCTGGCCGGCGTGCTCGCCGAGCGCGGGCCGCTGCCGCCCGCCGCCGTCGCCGCGCTCGGCCTTCAGGTGCTGGACGCCCTGGAGGCCGCGCACGCCGCCGGGATCGTGCACCGGGACGTCAAGCCCGCCAACATCCTCCTCGACTCCGGCGGGAGTCACGCCGTACTGACCGACTTCGGCCTGGCCACCAGCATGGAGCAGCCGGTCGAGCTCACGGAGGCGGGCTTCGTGGTGGGGACGCCCGCGTACATCGCCCCCGAACGGGCGCGCGGCGGGCCGCCGACGGCCGAGGCGGACCTGTGGTCGCTGGGCGTGACGCTGTACACGGCGGTGGAGGGGCGCTCGCCGTTCGAGCAGGGGAACGCGCTGGCCACGATCAGCGCCGTGCTCACCGCCGCACCGGCGCCGTTCGAGCAGGCCGGGCCCCTGGCGCCGCTGCTCATGGGACTCCTGGAGAAGGACCCGGAGCGGCGCTGGGCGCCCGCCGCCGCCCGCCGCCACCTCCGCCGCGTCGCCACCGCGGACCCCTGCCCCCCGCCCGCGGCCCCCGCCCGGCCCCGGCCGGGGCTCCGCCCCCGCCCGGCCACCCCCGCCCCTCGAACCCAGAGCCTCCCCCTCTCAGCCCCCCAGACCGGAGCCTTCGCGCCGGTCCCCTCCTCCCTCCCCGGGACGGGAAGCATCGCGCCCGCTTCGTCCGGCGCGGGGACGGAAGGGGGCGCGCCCGCGTCCTCCCTCGGGGCGGGAGGCGCCGGGAGCGGGGCGCTGGAGGCGCTGGGGCGGTGGCTCGGGAACGGGCAGATGCGGCAGGTGGCCGGGCTGGCGGCACTGATCGTGACCGTGCTCGCCGTCACGGGCTGGCCCGTCGGCGGCGCGGAGACGGGCGGCGTCGGCGCCGAGCAACGGGTCGAGGCGGCCCTGCCGGGACAGCCGAGCACTCCGGGGCAGCCTGCCGTGCCGGGGCAGCCGAGCACTCCGGGGCAGCCGGTCGTGCCGGGACAGCCGGAGACGCCCGGACAGCCGGAGACGCCCGGACAGCCCGTGACCCCTGGGCAGCCGGACACCCGGGGGGAGCCGGGCGCTCCCGAGCAGCCCGGCACTCCCTGGCGGCCGGGCACGCAGGGGGAGGTCGCGGCCGACCTGCGGGTACGGTCCGTCGCCGTCGAGCGGACCGGGACCGGCGCCAGAAGGGACACCGGCAGGAGCACGAAGGAGAGCACCGGGAAGCACGCCACCGGCCCTTCGCCCGGTCAGGACGCCCGGGGCAGGCACGCCGCCCCCTTCGTCCCGCCGGGCCAGGCCAGGAAGGCCCTCGCCGGCGGCTCCGAGTCCGCGCGGGACAACGTCCCCGGGAAGGCCCTCGCCAAGGGCCACGACTGA
- a CDS encoding S8 family serine peptidase — protein sequence MSSSALLPRARRLAAVAAGLSAVLALSPAALATPEPSPSPAGKWTAIPLTGAELVDGAKSPSGKLAKSDPALLRATSTKPVNVVVKLDYDSLAAYRGGLPGLPGTSPAVTGKALDTGSADARRYTGHIQKVEDAFLAELAAKVPGAAVGQRIRTVYGGIALRIPGDKADEVLKLPGVAAVQEDRLEKLLTDSSPAFIGADAVYPKLGGSDTAGKGVIVGVLDSGAWPEHPSFASRPGLPAPPPTKDGAPRACDFGDNPLTPANDPFTCTNKLIGGQAFLETYNEVIGGDVYPDSARDSNGHGTHTASTSAGGPVADATPLGISRGPINGIAPGAAVSVYKVCGAEGCFQSDSAQAVARAVLDGVRVINFSISGGSDPYSDPVELAFLDAYAAGVLVSASAGNSGPGANTTDHRSPWVTTVAASTQGRTFQSTLTLSGGGGATATVKGASITAGLSSPLPVVLASAPPYSRPLCDAPAPAGLFTGKIVACERGPNRVLKGFNVKQGGAAGMILYNSFPFDVFTDAHWLPSVHLDKPEADTLLAFLSAHPGATASFTQGTKTPWQGDRMTYFSSRGPGGDFLKPDVTAPGLHIVAGMTPTPESPLEGPPGNTFQVISGTSMSAPHVAGAAALVFALHPDWTPGQVKSALETTGKTSVTKPDGTTPADPFDMGGGRIDLTKAGDPGLTLDESAANFAASATDPGGRIDLNLPSVNAPVMPGVITVKRTVKNVTNKTLVFTATGRAVSGAAVAVVPPLVTVAPGKSAKLSVVITAPDLPDGQYFGQVDLKQVGGSRALHLPVAFYRQEGVVPVEQTCAPATIARNTGESTCTVTVQNNSLEAAEVTALSTLDARLRLNSVTGATKVGTQIATAKATLAARQPDRPAIAPGAGPAGYIPLDIFGVAPIAIGDEQAVNLNVPAFAFAGQTYNRIGVVSNGYTVAGGTNGSDDIAFQPQTLPDPARPNAVLAPYWTDLDGTGAPGVYATILTDGVSRWVVVEWRVNLYGTGDLKVFQQWIGVNGAEDISYAYDPGNLPGAPPAGAGLTVGAENADGTAGSQITGPPTEDLVVTSTPGAPGGTLTYSMKIKGVSAGAGKVTTATSTPQVKGITVEVDTINVQ from the coding sequence GTGTCATCCAGCGCCCTGTTACCCCGTGCGCGCAGGCTCGCCGCGGTCGCCGCGGGCCTGAGCGCCGTCCTGGCCCTGAGCCCGGCGGCGCTCGCCACCCCCGAGCCGTCACCGTCGCCGGCGGGGAAGTGGACGGCCATCCCGCTGACCGGCGCCGAACTGGTGGACGGCGCCAAGTCCCCGTCCGGCAAGCTCGCCAAGAGCGATCCCGCCCTGCTCCGCGCCACCTCCACCAAGCCCGTCAACGTCGTCGTCAAGCTCGACTACGACTCCCTCGCCGCCTACCGCGGCGGCCTGCCCGGCCTGCCCGGCACCAGCCCCGCCGTCACCGGCAAGGCCCTGGACACCGGGAGCGCCGACGCCCGCAGGTACACCGGGCACATCCAGAAGGTCGAGGACGCCTTCCTCGCCGAGCTGGCCGCGAAGGTGCCCGGCGCGGCCGTCGGCCAGCGCATCAGGACCGTGTACGGCGGCATCGCGCTGCGCATCCCCGGCGACAAGGCCGACGAGGTGCTGAAGCTGCCCGGCGTCGCCGCCGTCCAGGAGGACAGGCTGGAGAAACTGCTCACCGACTCCAGCCCGGCCTTCATCGGCGCCGACGCCGTCTACCCGAAGCTCGGCGGCAGCGACACGGCCGGCAAGGGCGTGATCGTGGGCGTCCTGGACAGCGGCGCCTGGCCCGAGCACCCGTCCTTCGCCTCCCGGCCGGGCCTGCCCGCCCCGCCGCCCACCAAGGACGGCGCGCCGCGCGCGTGCGACTTCGGCGACAACCCGCTGACGCCCGCGAACGACCCGTTCACCTGCACCAACAAGCTCATCGGCGGGCAGGCGTTCCTGGAGACGTACAACGAGGTCATCGGCGGGGACGTCTACCCCGACAGCGCCCGCGACTCCAACGGCCACGGCACCCACACCGCCTCCACGTCGGCCGGGGGTCCGGTGGCCGACGCCACCCCGCTCGGCATCAGCCGCGGCCCGATCAACGGCATCGCGCCCGGTGCGGCCGTGTCGGTCTACAAGGTGTGCGGCGCGGAGGGCTGCTTCCAGTCCGACTCGGCGCAGGCGGTCGCGCGGGCCGTCCTGGACGGCGTCCGGGTGATCAACTTCTCCATCTCCGGCGGCAGCGACCCCTACAGCGACCCGGTCGAGCTGGCCTTCCTCGACGCGTACGCGGCCGGCGTGCTCGTCTCGGCCTCGGCCGGCAACTCCGGGCCCGGCGCCAACACCACCGACCACCGCAGTCCGTGGGTCACCACGGTCGCCGCGTCCACGCAGGGCCGTACGTTCCAGTCGACGCTCACGCTGAGCGGCGGCGGCGGCGCGACGGCCACGGTCAAGGGCGCCTCCATCACCGCGGGGCTGTCCTCGCCGCTGCCCGTGGTGCTCGCCTCGGCGCCGCCGTACTCGCGGCCGCTGTGCGACGCGCCCGCGCCCGCCGGGCTGTTCACCGGCAAGATCGTCGCCTGTGAGCGCGGCCCCAACCGGGTGCTGAAGGGCTTCAACGTCAAGCAGGGCGGCGCGGCCGGGATGATCCTCTACAACAGCTTCCCGTTCGACGTCTTCACCGACGCCCACTGGCTCCCGTCGGTGCACCTCGACAAGCCGGAGGCGGACACGCTGCTCGCCTTCCTGTCCGCCCACCCTGGCGCCACCGCCTCCTTCACCCAGGGCACGAAGACGCCCTGGCAGGGCGACCGGATGACGTACTTCTCCTCGCGCGGTCCCGGCGGCGACTTCCTCAAGCCGGACGTGACCGCGCCGGGCCTGCACATCGTGGCCGGCATGACCCCGACGCCGGAGTCACCGCTCGAAGGGCCGCCCGGCAACACCTTCCAGGTCATCTCGGGCACCTCGATGTCGGCCCCGCACGTGGCCGGCGCGGCGGCGCTCGTCTTCGCCCTGCACCCCGACTGGACGCCCGGCCAGGTCAAGTCGGCGCTGGAGACCACCGGCAAGACGTCGGTCACCAAGCCGGACGGGACCACCCCGGCCGACCCGTTCGACATGGGCGGCGGGCGCATCGACCTGACCAAGGCCGGCGACCCCGGCCTGACCCTGGACGAGAGCGCCGCGAACTTCGCCGCCTCCGCGACCGACCCCGGCGGCCGCATCGACCTCAACCTGCCGTCGGTGAACGCCCCCGTCATGCCGGGCGTCATCACCGTCAAGCGCACCGTCAAGAACGTCACGAACAAGACGCTCGTCTTCACCGCCACCGGCCGGGCGGTCAGCGGCGCGGCCGTCGCCGTCGTGCCGCCGCTCGTCACCGTCGCGCCGGGCAAGAGCGCCAAGCTCAGCGTGGTGATCACCGCGCCCGACCTGCCCGACGGGCAGTACTTCGGGCAGGTGGACCTCAAGCAGGTCGGCGGCTCGCGCGCGCTGCACCTGCCGGTGGCGTTCTACCGCCAGGAGGGCGTCGTCCCGGTCGAGCAGACCTGCGCGCCGGCGACCATCGCCAGGAACACCGGCGAGTCCACCTGCACCGTCACCGTTCAGAACAACAGCCTGGAGGCCGCCGAGGTCACCGCGCTGAGCACGCTCGACGCGCGGCTGCGGCTGAACAGCGTGACCGGGGCCACGAAGGTCGGCACCCAGATCGCCACCGCCAAGGCGACGCTCGCCGCCCGGCAGCCCGACCGGCCGGCGATCGCGCCCGGCGCGGGCCCCGCCGGGTACATCCCGCTCGACATCTTCGGCGTCGCCCCGATCGCGATCGGTGACGAGCAGGCGGTCAACCTCAACGTGCCGGCGTTCGCGTTCGCCGGCCAGACCTACAACAGGATCGGCGTGGTCTCCAACGGCTACACCGTCGCGGGCGGCACGAACGGCTCGGACGACATCGCGTTCCAGCCGCAGACACTGCCCGACCCGGCGCGGCCGAACGCCGTGCTCGCCCCCTACTGGACCGACCTCGACGGCACCGGCGCCCCCGGCGTCTACGCGACCATCCTGACGGACGGCGTCAGCCGGTGGGTGGTCGTCGAGTGGCGGGTGAACCTGTACGGCACCGGCGACCTCAAGGTCTTCCAGCAGTGGATCGGCGTGAACGGCGCCGAGGACATCAGCTACGCCTACGACCCCGGCAACCTGCCGGGCGCGCCGCCCGCCGGGGCGGGGCTGACCGTGGGCGCCGAGAACGCCGACGGCACCGCCGGCAGCCAGATCACCGGGCCGCCGACCGAGGACCTCGTCGTGACCAGCACGCCGGGCGCGCCCGGCGGGACGCTGACCTACTCGATGAAGATCAAGGGCGTCAGCGCCGGGGCCGGCAAGGTGACCACGGCCACCTCGACGCCGCAGGTCAAGGGCATCACCGTGGAGGTGGACACGATCAACGTCCAGTGA